One Rhodococcus sp. P1Y DNA window includes the following coding sequences:
- a CDS encoding fatty acid desaturase family protein, with product MTIDDATRADPVNPLAHLSDDTIAELAKEFDAIHDEVYASLGEKDRKYITSVIAAQRQLLVAGRVLLLGSTSKPAWLAGTACLGIAKILENMEIGHNVMHGQWDWMNDPEIHSSVWDWDTASTAQSWKHSHNYVHHTYTNIRGKDKDLGYEIMRIDPRQKWHPVYLAQPFYNVLLMAFFEWGVALHDLDLEAIRRGEKSTKELVRDLKGIAVKARKQFVKDYIGWPTISAGAFALAQLGTGGRLRESKRSRIAGRIRRSARFGNSKRTAALLDSRFSGVESTFLSTLAANFTANIIRNVWSHGIIFCGHFPDQAYTFSQEEVENETRGGWYVRQLVGAANIDGGPLFHLMSGNLSYQVEHHLYPDMPSTRYSEVAPKIKDICERYQLPYNSGPLMQQWGMVHRTIARLALPGGKARPKPGPYRPEEAWRRKFSEGPSESEAARSRSRVPAGHPDAGPEHTSGGVDVEPPPRGDD from the coding sequence ATGACCATCGACGACGCAACACGAGCAGATCCAGTCAATCCGTTGGCGCACCTGAGCGACGACACCATTGCCGAACTTGCCAAGGAGTTCGACGCGATTCACGACGAGGTGTACGCGAGCCTCGGTGAGAAGGATCGTAAGTACATCACCTCGGTGATCGCAGCGCAGCGCCAGTTGCTGGTCGCCGGCCGCGTTCTACTGCTGGGCTCGACGAGCAAACCCGCATGGCTGGCGGGCACTGCATGCCTCGGAATCGCCAAGATTCTCGAGAACATGGAGATCGGCCACAACGTCATGCACGGCCAGTGGGACTGGATGAACGACCCCGAAATCCACTCGTCCGTCTGGGATTGGGACACCGCATCCACCGCGCAGTCGTGGAAGCACTCGCACAACTACGTGCACCACACGTACACGAACATTCGGGGCAAGGACAAAGATCTCGGGTACGAGATCATGCGTATCGATCCGCGCCAGAAGTGGCATCCGGTGTACCTGGCTCAGCCCTTCTACAACGTGCTCCTCATGGCGTTCTTCGAATGGGGTGTAGCGCTGCACGATCTGGACCTCGAGGCGATCAGGCGCGGCGAGAAGTCGACCAAAGAGCTCGTTCGAGATCTCAAAGGCATCGCGGTCAAAGCTCGCAAGCAGTTCGTCAAGGACTACATCGGCTGGCCGACCATCAGCGCGGGCGCATTTGCGCTTGCGCAGCTCGGCACGGGCGGTCGACTGCGTGAGAGCAAGAGATCGAGAATTGCGGGCCGGATCAGGCGTTCGGCTCGATTCGGAAACTCCAAGCGCACCGCGGCGCTCCTGGACAGCCGTTTCAGCGGTGTCGAAAGTACGTTCCTGTCGACTCTCGCCGCCAACTTCACGGCCAACATCATTCGCAACGTGTGGTCGCACGGAATCATTTTCTGCGGGCACTTCCCTGACCAGGCGTACACCTTCAGCCAGGAGGAGGTGGAGAACGAGACGCGCGGCGGGTGGTATGTCCGCCAGCTGGTCGGAGCAGCCAACATCGACGGCGGCCCACTGTTCCACCTCATGAGTGGCAACCTCAGCTACCAGGTTGAGCATCACCTGTACCCGGACATGCCCAGTACCCGGTACTCCGAGGTTGCACCGAAGATCAAGGACATCTGTGAGCGGTACCAGCTGCCGTACAACAGCGGCCCGCTGATGCAGCAATGGGGCATGGTGCACCGAACGATCGCACGTCTCGCTCTGCCGGGAGGCAAGGCTCGGCCGAAGCCGGGACCGTACCGCCCGGAAGAAGCGTGGCGCCGCAAGTTCAGTGAAGGTCCCTCGGAGAGCGAGGCAGCACGCTCGCGCAGTCGAGTTCCTGCCGGACATCCCGACGCCGGCCCGGAGCACACCTCCGGTGGCGTCGACGTCGAACCTCCCCCTCGCGGCGACGACTGA
- a CDS encoding NADH:flavin oxidoreductase/NADH oxidase, with translation MSALFEPITLRGLTIENRVWMSPMMQFAAEPSGPATGSATDWHFQHFAARAIGGVGLAMVEATSVTPDGRSSEFDLGLWNSIQARSHRRVIDFLHSQGTAAGIQLVHAGRKGSTGRPWGDGSHIEQQWGTLAPSPVAFGEMPTPSELTTEQIADMVAAFGSSARHARDAGFDVLELHGAHGYLIHQFLSPAANRRTDQYGGSLENRMRFAVDVVDAVRAEWPDDRPLFFRVSATDWLSGDTDDPRPGWTLEDSVALADTLSGHGVDLFDVSTGGMVPDARIPVGPGYQTRFAAEIRRRTGLPTAAVGLITETDQAEAIVGSGEADAVFLARELLRDPNWAHRAALHLGESLRYPPNYSRAFARRSVVSGR, from the coding sequence ATGAGCGCGCTGTTCGAACCGATCACGCTGCGCGGGTTGACGATCGAGAACCGGGTGTGGATGTCGCCGATGATGCAGTTCGCGGCCGAGCCGTCCGGGCCCGCAACGGGCTCGGCCACGGATTGGCACTTTCAGCACTTCGCGGCACGTGCGATCGGGGGAGTGGGGCTGGCGATGGTCGAGGCAACCTCGGTCACGCCGGATGGCCGGAGCAGCGAGTTCGATCTCGGATTGTGGAACAGTATTCAGGCCCGTTCGCATCGCCGAGTCATCGATTTCCTGCACAGTCAGGGAACGGCGGCAGGCATTCAATTGGTTCATGCAGGCAGAAAGGGCTCGACGGGACGGCCATGGGGTGACGGTTCGCATATCGAACAGCAGTGGGGGACTCTCGCTCCGAGTCCTGTCGCGTTCGGTGAGATGCCGACTCCATCGGAACTGACCACGGAACAGATCGCCGACATGGTGGCGGCGTTCGGTTCCAGCGCCCGCCATGCGCGCGATGCAGGATTCGACGTACTCGAATTGCACGGAGCGCACGGATATCTGATCCACCAGTTCCTGTCCCCGGCCGCCAATCGACGCACGGACCAGTACGGCGGATCGCTGGAGAACAGGATGCGCTTTGCCGTCGACGTCGTCGACGCTGTGCGCGCCGAATGGCCCGACGATCGTCCGCTGTTCTTCCGTGTTTCTGCCACCGACTGGCTCAGCGGAGACACCGACGACCCCCGGCCCGGGTGGACTCTCGAGGACAGTGTTGCGCTCGCCGACACACTGTCGGGCCACGGAGTCGATCTGTTCGACGTGTCCACCGGTGGGATGGTTCCGGATGCCCGCATCCCGGTTGGGCCGGGTTACCAAACTCGTTTCGCCGCAGAGATCAGACGACGTACTGGTCTGCCGACTGCTGCCGTCGGGCTGATCACCGAAACTGACCAGGCGGAGGCGATCGTGGGGTCCGGTGAAGCCGATGCGGTGTTCCTGGCGCGCGAGCTTCTGCGTGACCCCAACTGGGCGCACCGCGCTGCACTGCATCTCGGTGAATCTCTGCGGTATCCACCGAACTACTCCCGCGCCTTCGCACGCAGATCGGTGGTGTCGGGTCGATAG
- a CDS encoding FAD binding domain-containing protein produces MSVYKGSRAVVIGGSIGGLTAALLLKDLGFEVDVYERTPSDLDGRGGGIVLQPDTLRWFRERSSQRPEDVSTTTDWVQYIDDGNQVLDRDARSWSHTSWGTFYRALLADFGREHYHLGEFACGFDQDEDSVTLRFVSGRREKADLVVIADGVTSANRARIDPDVQLSYSGYIGWRGTVDEALLTPETAELLHNSITYNIVPHSQITMYPIPSARGTAVGDRLMNYVWYRNVAEGPDLDEMLTDKRGFLGKVSVHPNQVQDRYIDEMRDAAARMLAPAAAEVVTSTEAPFIQVVWDSRASKMASGRVALIGDAACGARPHAAAGTAKAAADAWALSDALTAAAGNVAEALQKWEPGQLELSSNLLARVKAMGERSQFTNTWTPGDKDLRFGLYGPGR; encoded by the coding sequence ATGAGCGTCTATAAAGGATCGAGAGCAGTCGTCATCGGAGGATCGATCGGCGGACTCACTGCCGCGTTGCTTCTGAAGGATCTCGGATTCGAGGTCGACGTGTACGAACGCACACCATCGGACCTCGACGGACGCGGTGGCGGAATCGTTCTCCAGCCCGACACTCTGCGCTGGTTCCGTGAGCGCAGTTCGCAGCGGCCCGAAGATGTCAGCACCACCACCGACTGGGTCCAGTACATCGACGACGGCAACCAGGTGCTCGACCGCGACGCCCGCTCGTGGTCACACACTTCCTGGGGTACCTTCTACCGCGCATTGCTTGCCGACTTCGGACGCGAGCACTACCACCTCGGCGAATTCGCTTGCGGGTTCGACCAGGACGAGGACTCCGTAACCCTCCGATTCGTGAGCGGCCGGCGCGAAAAGGCGGATCTCGTCGTGATCGCGGACGGTGTGACCTCGGCGAACCGAGCACGAATCGATCCTGATGTGCAACTGAGCTATTCGGGTTACATCGGGTGGCGCGGCACCGTCGACGAGGCATTGCTGACACCCGAAACTGCTGAGCTGCTGCACAACTCGATCACCTACAACATCGTTCCGCATTCGCAGATCACGATGTATCCGATCCCGAGCGCGCGCGGGACCGCCGTAGGGGACAGGTTGATGAACTACGTCTGGTACCGGAATGTCGCAGAGGGCCCCGATCTCGACGAAATGCTCACCGACAAGCGAGGCTTCCTGGGCAAAGTATCGGTGCATCCGAACCAGGTACAAGATCGCTACATCGACGAAATGCGCGACGCCGCTGCTCGGATGCTCGCTCCTGCCGCAGCCGAAGTTGTCACCTCGACCGAAGCACCGTTCATCCAGGTCGTCTGGGACTCGAGGGCATCGAAGATGGCGAGCGGCCGAGTCGCACTCATCGGTGACGCCGCATGCGGCGCGAGGCCGCACGCCGCGGCAGGAACAGCCAAGGCCGCAGCCGACGCGTGGGCACTGAGCGATGCGTTGACCGCGGCAGCAGGCAACGTCGCCGAAGCACTACAGAAATGGGAACCCGGACAGCTCGAGCTGAGTAGCAACTTGCTCGCTCGAGTCAAGGCAATGGGTGAACGCTCGCAGTTCACCAACACCTGGACCCCAGGGGACAAGGATCTCCGATTTGGCCTGTACGGCCCCGGTCGCTAG
- a CDS encoding dicarboxylate/amino acid:cation symporter, whose translation MKIFRHPAVQIGLAAIGGIAFGLIVGDWAANLKFIGDLFIRLIQMSIVPLVMASVIVATGSMSGTGTGRIAFRTFKWMIGFSFVAAVLAWVLSTIIRPGTGMVFTQELDPSLEASAGEALGWQDTLLNFVSTNVFSAMSTATMVPIIIFSLLFGVALRIHVNKTGDTGVLTLFDQIQQIVLTMIRLVMLIAPIGVFCLLAALAGDVGFSVVSTALSYLGTTLLGVLILFLLFVAVVTVRTRLNPWKLPHKLTEQTVVAVTTTSSAVTFPTVLKNTVEKVGVSQKVANFTLSIGLTMGSYGAVLNYMIVVMFLAQAGNIDLSFGQIALGMGLAILLNMGTITVPGGFPVVAMFLATSLGLPFEAVGLLIAVDWFAGIFRTFLNVNGDTFVAMLVANADDEIDRDVYNGDKTVTAEEIDLADYEGALAGADRAD comes from the coding sequence ATGAAAATTTTTCGGCACCCGGCGGTGCAGATCGGTCTCGCCGCCATCGGCGGGATCGCGTTCGGTCTGATTGTCGGTGACTGGGCCGCCAATCTGAAGTTCATCGGAGATCTCTTCATTCGGTTGATTCAGATGTCGATTGTCCCGCTCGTCATGGCCTCGGTCATCGTTGCGACGGGTTCGATGTCCGGGACCGGAACGGGCCGGATCGCATTCCGGACGTTCAAATGGATGATCGGCTTCTCGTTCGTGGCCGCCGTACTGGCCTGGGTTCTCAGCACCATCATCCGGCCCGGTACGGGCATGGTGTTCACTCAGGAGCTGGATCCAAGTCTGGAGGCGTCGGCAGGAGAGGCTCTGGGCTGGCAGGACACGCTGCTCAATTTCGTCTCGACCAACGTATTCAGCGCAATGTCGACGGCAACGATGGTGCCCATCATCATCTTCTCGCTGTTGTTCGGCGTAGCTCTGCGCATCCATGTGAACAAGACCGGTGACACCGGTGTACTCACCCTGTTCGATCAGATTCAACAGATCGTTCTCACGATGATCCGGCTGGTCATGCTCATCGCCCCGATCGGGGTCTTCTGTCTGCTCGCCGCGCTCGCGGGAGATGTCGGGTTCTCTGTCGTGAGCACCGCGCTGAGTTACCTGGGTACAACACTTCTCGGCGTGCTCATTCTGTTCCTACTGTTCGTGGCAGTCGTGACCGTACGTACCCGACTGAATCCGTGGAAGCTGCCGCACAAACTGACCGAGCAGACAGTCGTGGCGGTCACGACTACCAGTTCGGCGGTCACCTTCCCAACCGTGCTGAAGAACACGGTCGAAAAGGTCGGCGTCAGTCAGAAAGTTGCGAATTTCACGTTGTCGATCGGGTTGACGATGGGTTCGTACGGAGCTGTCCTCAACTACATGATCGTGGTGATGTTCCTTGCGCAAGCAGGCAACATCGATCTGAGCTTCGGCCAGATCGCCCTCGGTATGGGGCTGGCGATTCTGCTCAACATGGGCACGATCACGGTGCCGGGAGGGTTTCCGGTCGTCGCAATGTTCTTGGCAACATCACTGGGCCTTCCATTCGAGGCCGTGGGTCTGCTGATTGCCGTCGACTGGTTCGCTGGAATCTTCCGAACTTTCCTCAACGTCAACGGCGACACCTTCGTGGCGATGTTGGTTGCCAACGCCGACGACGAGATCGATCGTGACGTCTACAACGGCGACAAGACGGTGACGGCCGAGGAGATCGACCTCGCCGATTACGAAGGTGCCCTGGCCGGCGCCGATCGAGCCGACTGA
- a CDS encoding amidase, which translates to MSDPDRIHAFTSDALGELDATGVAEAIRSGDISAVDAVEAAVARADAVNVHLNAVQTPDFDRALERARRPAAGPFSGVPTFVKDNTDVAGLPTNHGSLAIDSRPATRNAGFTDQLLSSGLISLGKSTLPEFGFNASTEFETLPPTRNPWNTEFSSGASSGGSAALVAAGVVPIAHANDGGGSIRIPAAACGLVGLKLTRGREIADAHASGMPVNIVSNGVLTRSVRDTAAFVAQVERYRTAPKLRPVGLVEGPSSRRLRIGVITQSLPGIEVDEPTRVAVADASARLSELGHDVSELDLPLPEKDLREFQKDFEHYWGLMAFAVQKFGRKVMDPTFESRRTDALTQGLSRMFVRNFWRTPQVVRRLRKSEARYHQAFADIDVMVSPVLAHATPRLGHLSPANGFDVLFPRLLAYVAFTPLNNASGGPAISLPLSHTADGLPVGVQFSADHGHESTLLELAFELEAAHPFRRITSST; encoded by the coding sequence ATGTCAGATCCCGACCGAATTCATGCGTTCACGAGCGATGCGCTGGGCGAACTCGATGCGACAGGGGTCGCAGAGGCGATCAGGTCCGGTGACATCAGCGCGGTCGACGCCGTCGAGGCCGCTGTTGCACGCGCCGACGCGGTGAACGTTCATCTCAATGCCGTCCAGACACCGGATTTCGATCGTGCGCTGGAACGTGCCCGACGCCCTGCCGCAGGTCCGTTCTCGGGTGTACCGACGTTCGTCAAGGACAACACCGACGTCGCTGGACTGCCGACCAACCATGGTTCACTCGCCATCGATTCCCGACCTGCTACACGCAACGCGGGATTCACCGATCAGCTCCTCTCGTCGGGTCTGATCAGTCTGGGCAAGTCGACATTGCCCGAGTTCGGCTTCAACGCAAGCACCGAATTCGAGACTTTGCCGCCGACCCGCAATCCGTGGAACACCGAGTTCTCCAGCGGCGCCTCATCGGGCGGATCCGCAGCACTCGTGGCAGCTGGGGTTGTTCCCATCGCCCATGCGAACGACGGCGGCGGTTCCATTCGTATACCGGCAGCGGCATGCGGTCTTGTCGGGCTCAAACTCACCCGCGGCCGCGAGATTGCCGACGCCCATGCCTCCGGCATGCCCGTGAATATCGTGTCCAACGGTGTCCTCACCCGCTCGGTGCGCGACACAGCTGCATTCGTCGCACAGGTCGAGCGATACCGCACCGCACCGAAGCTGCGCCCGGTCGGGCTGGTGGAAGGGCCGTCGTCCCGACGATTGCGTATCGGGGTGATCACACAATCATTGCCCGGGATCGAAGTGGACGAGCCCACCAGGGTCGCCGTCGCGGATGCGTCCGCGAGGTTGAGCGAGCTCGGCCACGATGTCAGCGAACTGGATTTGCCGTTGCCCGAGAAGGATCTTCGCGAATTCCAGAAGGACTTCGAGCACTACTGGGGATTGATGGCGTTCGCTGTTCAGAAGTTCGGCAGGAAAGTGATGGACCCGACGTTCGAGTCCCGTAGGACGGACGCGTTGACACAGGGCCTCTCGCGGATGTTCGTGCGAAATTTCTGGCGAACGCCGCAAGTGGTTCGGCGGTTGCGCAAGTCCGAGGCCAGGTATCACCAGGCCTTCGCCGATATCGACGTCATGGTCTCGCCCGTGCTCGCACACGCGACCCCTCGGCTGGGACATCTGTCCCCCGCCAACGGATTCGATGTGCTGTTCCCCCGGCTGCTCGCCTATGTCGCGTTCACTCCCCTCAACAACGCGTCCGGGGGCCCCGCAATCTCACTCCCCCTCTCGCACACCGCGGATGGACTTCCTGTCGGTGTTCAATTCTCCGCCGATCACGGCCACGAGTCGACGCTGCTGGAGTTGGCCTTCGAACTCGAAGCGGCCCACCCCTTTCGCCGGATCACATCGTCGACCTAG
- a CDS encoding LLM class flavin-dependent oxidoreductase — protein sequence MHLGVDSFVSSVTDPTDERVIGPAERMGHLLEEISLADQVGLYSFGIGEHHRSEYYDSAPSIILAAAAARTERIRLGSAVKVLSADDPVRVFQEFATLDLISKGRIDLVVGRGSFTESFPLFGLDLQDYDSLFIEKLDLLLQIRDNVEVTWSGKHRPALDRQSVYPRPVQDPLPIWVGVGGSPESFARAGLLGLPLMIAIIGGEPRQFAPLVDLYRRAGAQAGHAPEKLKVGLHVFGFVAESTQVAADTIYPGWHEMFTKVSRERGFAQPTRAQFDATSGPNGAFFMGDPKTVADKILRVSEQLGGVDRLSLQMTNPRLAHNDLLRGIELLGTEVAPLIDRG from the coding sequence ATGCACTTGGGCGTAGACAGCTTCGTCTCCTCCGTGACAGACCCGACCGACGAACGCGTCATCGGTCCGGCAGAGAGGATGGGGCACCTGCTGGAGGAGATTTCGCTGGCCGATCAGGTCGGGCTGTACTCGTTCGGCATCGGTGAGCATCACCGCAGCGAGTACTACGACTCGGCACCGTCGATCATTCTTGCCGCCGCGGCCGCACGGACGGAGCGGATTCGACTCGGCAGTGCCGTGAAAGTTCTCAGTGCAGACGATCCGGTGCGGGTGTTTCAGGAGTTCGCCACTCTCGATCTGATTTCCAAGGGGCGAATCGACCTCGTGGTAGGCCGTGGTTCCTTCACCGAGTCGTTCCCGTTGTTCGGCCTCGACCTGCAAGACTACGACTCGCTCTTCATCGAGAAGCTCGATCTCCTGCTGCAGATCCGCGACAACGTCGAGGTCACCTGGTCCGGTAAGCATCGACCTGCGCTCGATCGACAGAGCGTCTACCCACGACCGGTTCAAGATCCCCTGCCGATCTGGGTAGGCGTCGGTGGGTCACCCGAATCCTTCGCTCGCGCAGGCCTGTTGGGGCTACCTTTGATGATCGCGATCATCGGCGGTGAACCTCGTCAGTTCGCTCCGCTGGTCGACCTCTACCGCCGCGCGGGAGCTCAGGCGGGGCATGCGCCGGAGAAGCTGAAGGTTGGACTACACGTGTTCGGTTTCGTCGCCGAGTCGACCCAGGTGGCAGCGGACACCATCTACCCCGGATGGCACGAGATGTTCACCAAGGTCTCTCGTGAGCGCGGATTCGCTCAGCCGACCCGAGCGCAGTTCGATGCAACCTCGGGACCGAACGGGGCCTTCTTCATGGGGGACCCGAAGACCGTGGCCGACAAGATTCTCAGAGTGAGCGAACAGCTGGGCGGTGTAGACAGGTTGTCCCTGCAAATGACGAATCCTCGTCTGGCTCACAACGACCTACTTCGAGGCATCGAGTTGCTCGGCACCGAGGTGGCCCCTCTGATCGACAGAGGCTAG
- a CDS encoding amidohydrolase family protein, whose translation MSADLVDVHAHWLPTDLFGLPPNSPFGAMHDRDGELFLGDVPLSIRTESMSDVDAILADMDAFGIAVRALSTPPFAFAVDADKPAGDYTDSYNDALAKVVSDSAGRIAGLGSIRLDDADAAERQIQALAAQNILSGIAIPPVLRGASFDSGVLREVLRSAAAHRMAVLVHPMQLPRPEWSKYYLANLVGNPVETATAVASSILGGVIEELPDLRLCFVHGGGCAPSLLGRWQHAWEARPDVRAGSRANPRELFRIPFFDTVTHDQVALDLLRAHAGEDRIVCGTDYPFDMAEFDIADFVDHSGLDRATIERNGRSFLGVRVTSAALS comes from the coding sequence GTGAGCGCAGATCTGGTCGATGTCCACGCCCACTGGTTGCCGACCGACCTGTTCGGTCTTCCACCGAATTCACCGTTCGGAGCCATGCACGACCGCGACGGTGAACTGTTCCTCGGCGACGTCCCGCTGTCCATCAGAACCGAATCGATGAGTGACGTCGATGCGATCCTGGCAGACATGGACGCCTTCGGAATTGCTGTGCGGGCGCTGTCCACGCCTCCCTTCGCCTTCGCGGTCGATGCCGACAAACCTGCCGGTGACTACACCGATTCCTACAACGACGCCCTCGCGAAGGTTGTGTCGGACTCGGCCGGGCGCATTGCGGGCCTTGGATCCATTCGGCTTGACGACGCCGACGCCGCCGAGCGCCAGATTCAGGCTTTGGCGGCCCAGAACATTCTCTCGGGCATCGCGATCCCGCCTGTGCTGCGTGGAGCGTCATTCGATTCCGGTGTACTTCGAGAGGTGCTGCGGTCGGCAGCGGCGCACCGGATGGCGGTGCTGGTGCACCCGATGCAGCTTCCGCGGCCGGAGTGGTCGAAGTACTACCTGGCGAACCTCGTCGGAAACCCGGTGGAAACTGCGACGGCCGTGGCGTCGAGCATCCTGGGCGGCGTCATCGAAGAACTGCCGGACTTGCGTCTGTGTTTCGTGCACGGCGGTGGTTGCGCTCCGAGCCTTCTGGGCCGCTGGCAGCACGCCTGGGAGGCCCGGCCCGACGTCCGGGCCGGCAGTAGAGCGAACCCGCGCGAGCTGTTCCGTATCCCGTTTTTCGACACCGTGACGCACGACCAGGTGGCACTGGATCTGCTACGCGCCCATGCCGGCGAAGATCGGATAGTGTGCGGTACCGACTATCCGTTCGACATGGCTGAGTTCGACATCGCCGATTTCGTGGACCACTCCGGTCTCGACCGCGCGACCATCGAGCGCAACGGCCGCAGCTTCCTCGGGGTGCGTGTCACGTCGGCGGCTCTGTCATGA
- a CDS encoding APC family permease, whose protein sequence is MSDSSVETANELKRTLGGFQVFAISFAFISVAVGVFATYGELLTTAGPVGIWLWVIAAVGQTLVALVVAQFAARIALSGSSYQWASRLTNPRIGWLFGWLTFWYLAIAVVAMDSALSSQALMPLLGMEADEDVSRVITLAVMIVQAVLVIASTRLLGIITSGAVAVELGIVVVLVLALAAVVVFTGTGEIGNLSSRGVVSDTSNYYAIGGGLMAGMLMGLTTLVGFDSAANLAEEARDPYRSVPRAIVASVVAAGVAGLLFLIALTVAIEDVGAVSSSDSPVAFIIRDQLGPIPERILLSAIVFAIFGAGMVVMAACSRQVFAMARDRRFPAHGLMRKVNSRTRTPVFATVLILVIGVALLVGLPGDALLQLILGSTILPALIYAGIVILYLVVRARLDKREGGFSLGRFEVPVAVFALLWLGVACFVLVTPDDARVPTAIVLGLIASGGVYYAKMMIFDREVLD, encoded by the coding sequence ATGTCCGATTCATCCGTCGAGACAGCGAACGAACTGAAGCGGACATTGGGCGGGTTTCAGGTGTTCGCTATTTCGTTCGCGTTCATCTCGGTCGCAGTCGGTGTGTTTGCGACGTACGGCGAGCTTCTGACCACAGCAGGTCCTGTCGGTATATGGCTCTGGGTGATCGCCGCGGTCGGCCAGACCTTGGTTGCACTCGTGGTGGCGCAATTCGCTGCTCGGATAGCTCTCAGCGGATCGTCCTACCAGTGGGCATCGCGCCTGACCAATCCGAGAATTGGCTGGCTGTTCGGGTGGCTCACGTTCTGGTACTTGGCCATCGCGGTCGTGGCGATGGACAGTGCGTTGTCCAGTCAGGCATTGATGCCGCTGCTGGGGATGGAAGCCGACGAAGACGTCTCCCGCGTCATCACGCTCGCGGTCATGATCGTTCAGGCCGTCTTGGTGATCGCCTCGACCCGATTGCTCGGGATCATCACCTCGGGAGCGGTTGCCGTAGAGCTCGGCATCGTTGTTGTGCTGGTGCTTGCACTGGCAGCGGTCGTCGTGTTCACCGGTACCGGCGAGATAGGCAACCTTTCCTCGCGTGGAGTCGTCTCGGATACGAGCAACTACTACGCGATCGGCGGCGGCCTGATGGCAGGGATGCTGATGGGCTTGACGACGCTCGTCGGGTTCGATTCCGCGGCGAATCTAGCCGAGGAAGCCCGGGATCCGTACCGCAGCGTGCCTCGTGCCATCGTTGCGTCAGTCGTGGCTGCCGGTGTCGCCGGGCTGCTTTTCTTGATCGCGCTCACCGTCGCGATCGAGGATGTCGGAGCCGTCAGCAGCAGCGACTCCCCGGTTGCCTTCATCATCCGAGATCAACTGGGACCGATTCCTGAACGAATTCTACTGTCGGCCATTGTCTTCGCGATCTTCGGTGCGGGCATGGTGGTGATGGCGGCGTGCTCACGGCAGGTCTTTGCCATGGCGAGGGACAGACGGTTCCCTGCGCATGGACTGATGCGAAAAGTCAACTCGCGCACTCGAACCCCAGTTTTCGCCACCGTTCTGATTTTGGTGATCGGTGTGGCTTTGTTGGTCGGTTTGCCGGGAGACGCGCTGTTGCAGCTCATCCTCGGCTCGACGATACTTCCCGCACTCATCTACGCCGGGATCGTCATTCTCTATCTCGTGGTGCGTGCTCGTCTGGACAAGCGAGAGGGTGGGTTCAGTCTCGGCCGGTTCGAGGTTCCGGTCGCTGTTTTCGCGTTGCTGTGGCTGGGCGTTGCGTGCTTCGTCCTGGTCACGCCGGATGACGCCCGCGTTCCCACCGCGATCGTGCTCGGACTGATTGCATCCGGAGGTGTGTATTACGCGAAGATGATGATCTTCGACCGTGAGGTTCTCGACTGA